The genomic segment CACACGAAGTAGTGGGgtagagggggtggggtgggggggtctgAGGGAAATGCACCTTGTTGGGGTGGAAACTGAATAATGTTAAGAGCTGGGTTGTCATTGCCGTTAtactgcaagaatgtaaaaatatcaatGTTAATGTACTCccacaaacccaatgtatcttGTGTAAATAAATAAACTGCTGTTATTATTACTACATACTGTCTTGCCAATATATTTTATAAATGCTATATTGAATATAGATTCTGATTTCAATAAGGATTAATTATCATGGGTAGGAGGGAAATAATGTCAgtcaatgaggggggggggggattgcagTTAGACCGGACGAGTGGATTTAGTGGTTGGTCAGGTGTGCAGTTTATCAGGAGGCGCTGTAGGATGGTTGAATCCATCCTGTCTCCACCAAAGCTCAGTTTAGCTGCCACATTGGTTGGACGAGGTGGGAAATTGTTGAGATGTNNNNNNNNNNNNNNNNNNNNNNNNNNNNNNNNNNNNNNNNNNNNNNNNNNNNNNNNNNNNNNNNNNNNNNNNNNNNNNNNNNNNNNNNNNNNNNNNNNNNNNNNNNNNNNNNNNNNNNNNNNNNNNNNNNNNNNNNNNNNNNNNNNNNNNNNNNNNNNNNNNNNNNNNNNNNNNNNNNNNNNNNNNNNNNNNNNNNNNNNNNNNNNNNNNNNNNNNNNNNNNNNNNNNNNNNNNNNNNNNNNNNNNNNNNNNNNNNNNNNNNNNNNNNNNNNNNNNNNNNNNNNNNNNNNNNNNNNNNNNNNNNNNNNNNNNNNNNNNNNNNNNNNNNNNNNNNNNNNNNNNNNNNNNNNNNNNNNNNNNNNNNNNNNNNNNNNNNNNNNNNNNNNNNNNNNNNNNNNNNNNNNNNNNNNNNNNNNNNNNNNNNNNNNNNNNNNNNNNNNNNNNNNNNNNNNNNNNNNNNNNNNNNNNNNNNNNNNNNNNNNNNNNNNNNNNNNNNNNNNTTTCCCGTTCTCCTTGACGGGGCAGGTGCGAGAGACGAAGACGTTCGTCATGACATCCTTTGCCATACCTTccgcttcatccgtcatgtccgtggcctgaagagactgtaaaatttgtggcctgaggagattgtagggtctatggcctgaagagactatagggaccccatccctccgctatttcccggtatcgggcagccggggcgcatccgatcccacgatcgtcgtcgcccctaaatcaacacaacaacatattctctgaccgcttaatcctataATTCTAAGCTAATCTATACCTGCTTCTGGGTAATTTTTTCCTTCGGGATAGGTGGTCAGATTCCGCTGTTGGCCTGTACCCTCCCTGTGTTCcttctagtcagtctggtgttgacaacggctttaaacagccgaaacgttcatcttcctttcccatttctttgtggattttctGCATACAAATGATcggtgtttcgtgatcgtcaattgcatttatatattatatttctaAAGATAGTATGTCCAAAGCAGGAGTCTGAGGAAGGGAGCCAGAAAGCAGGAGGAGCGGCCGAGACGCACCTCCCACACCCTTGAGGAGGACCTTGCTATTGAGGAGCTGGTGAGGACGTCCGTGGTGCCTCGcatcccaacaccacaccacactccccagcaccagcactcaccactacaccacactccccagcaccaccactcactacaccacactccccagcaccaccactcaccaccaccaccacccactgacacGCCTGGCCTGGCAGAAGTCACCGAGGATGACTACAGTGTTGAAGAGCAGGAGACGGAGGGAGGGTACCCGctggatgagagagacagcgggtacTCCATGGAGGTGGAGGGCGGGTACCCAGCAGAGGACAGAGACAGTCAACACACACTGGAGGCTGGCGACGCCCCTCATCAGGGCAAGGCGCTTCACAAGAAGAGATCACATATTACTTCAAGGGAAATAAAAAGTGGTATAAAAGGTATGTTATAATGTTGCATAGCTGTTGTTTCTGGAGAATAATTAATACCATTTTTAAGTTGTTGTTACAACGTGGGAGCCTGTTAGGGTATAAACAAGGTACTGGAGTACCACCTAAAGGGGGTCCCGGCCCCCAGGTAAGCAGTacccaaaatatatataaatatgatctACAGTCTAGAGCAGATCTCCTAACCCTATTCAAGAGGGGTGATGAAAGTTCCCGGTAaatattttacctaatttatTTTAACCCTAAACACCCCCAAAGTACAACAATACTTTACCACACCTACCTCACGTTACCTCTCTGACTCCATGAAGGCAAGAGACAAGATTCACATACAGCAAACTATTGCTAAAGTCTACGATCCCTTAAGGGATAAATTGATTATAGTATACTTGATTATAGTTACATGAATCTTCAGGTTATAACCAGCGTACACAGACAAGGTTACACTTAGAACACAATGTTGGCACGGCTCAATATCCTCCAGTTCGTCGACTTAGTTCCCTCTTCTCTTCATCTCCTAAACTATAGTCATTTCATAAATCTGTCATAAATCGAACTGTTAAAAAAGTGCATGCTTGATTGATTACATAAATGAGACATTTAGAGTGTAAGTGAGAGTGTAATATAATGCAGGAGTACCATAACACAGACATGTTGAGGCAGCGTATATAAGAGACGGTGTTACAGAGCTGTGGGCGACTGTGGCACGACTGATGAAGAACAAGGTGGTCGTCTATACCCTCTGTAGCGACTTCTTCCTCGTCTTGGGCACCTCCGTTGTCAGCGTCTGGCTTCCCAAGTACATCCAACAACAGTTCCGTGTCACCAAGACCAACTCCTCCTTCTACACAGGTCAGTGGCGCACCTGTGTACCTCTTACATCCAACATAGTTTGCTCAAAAGTATGTATgctcaggggactcgaacactggccatcaagtggCAGTTAagcactgtatccactacaccatacttcagagccctaaaagaggtaggaattctggggtatttaaccaaccagaactccaatcctctccaaacaatgagatagtgagggatttctcgcgtttttcatcaagccctgttatatgggagaactcaaTGCCAATGCTTAAtgcttgaagtatggtgtagtggatacagtgcgtAACTgctaccttgatggccagtgttcgagtcccctggtgggttgagtgtctaaaagttatatacttcaaacttgtggtttataagcaagtctgtgcattaagcacatTAAGCATTTGCAGTTAAGGGataagcggttaagggatcctgttcgccagcagtgctcctggcagtatgggtttgagtcacttctgggtgtgagttttcagttgcatatagtccctggggaccattcagacttgttcgcatttgtgttcctcacgtgtgcaccaaagaatgaggtgatttgataaaataccatgcccaagagtaccaaccgagtgccggctggggaatggaaatagccttggctaccatcctcttttgtccggtcgtgttggtcgagcggttaagggatcctgtacaccagcagagagctcctggcaatatgggttcgagtcacttctgggtgtgagttttcagttatatattactgtatatatatatatatatatatatatatataatatatatatatatatatatatatatatatatatatatatatatatatactatatatatatatatatatatatatatgtatatatatatatatatgtatatatatatatatatatatatatatatgatatatatatatatatatatatatatatatatatatattatatatatatatatatacatatatatatatatatatgtatatatatatatatatatatatatatatatatatatatatatatatataatatataatatatataatatatatatacatatacattgtgagggtaccacctctggtgccaatgtggggacccatagcctcggagaagaaaataaaaagtattcagaggagaccttgtggtttctcactgaacactaatattatcttctctaccacccccattcttttgtatgtacacatatatatttacatttatttgaactttgttacaaagaaggagttacatatgggttacaaagatggttatcataggttgtcgagttcctccagctcctcagatggcgggcaggaaccctggatgcagtgcgcatttcccctctgtatcgccacactgaggcgctggaaaagaaagcttgcagctcttgggtcccttgttgtttcaatgagactagaacccagttccttcaaaaaactggtagcacttttaccccaggcgccgagtgtctcagaagcaatggggacaaaattccctgtgggtggcagcgccacctggttgtgcaacactgaggttaatgtaggtgttagccagggttgatacgcacgtgtagtcccataccaactgcttgccattcttccaggggtttcactgtgataccatccgggggaccaatagagcatcagagttatggggcgttaggtaacggggctctctttcagctgggcatccagctgtggtgaggctcctcttgatgatgtcgttaacttcactgtgcctcgagtgccatccccctgtgctttggcagagtaggccatggtggccgtacctgtcagccaccacctcgccgcaaatacacctatatctggtgtggattggggcagcaaggcggagggccacagcaattcggagggcgtgtggtgtgagacgcgtgccagttgccgacattggggttgctaacagaaatcccctgcatgtggtgctgctactgctgtgaggcgagcaatgtcgtgttgtgttgttgcagcacccaggcactctgcagcaacttggtctacaatggggccatcccagctggattgcttgtgggcatttggggatggtggttgaggtgattggcctgcacgagaggcccactctgtggcacagcatgtaaaattgggatcatgtacacctgccagctgatgtaagtgggcaggtagaatttccttcacaaggtcgtcggatgctgataaggaggacaggaaggctggaacagcgatttgcgttgctgttcgaactccgaggccccaagtcttacggaagagaggcttgttccactgtaggtcatcgagagagaggttaagggctttttctagcattgatttcagtaaccggtcatactcacttagtttttggctacgtgCTTTCtgaggtgatggtgaacacctcagaaagtaggttaacctggggagggacagacatctggtgatgaggtagagtgcatcatgagcatcaatatcctcaatctcccatccatcctcttaaggtcggcgattttcttatcaaggacctcatcgatggctttcaaccccagggcagctcctaggagtgtgctgtcttcaggtttagttttatggatatttggcagaagaccctctattctctctacgatgccctggttggaacatattatttcacatttagaagggttcagggtgaggcctaaaactgcaccttgctcctggatttttctgatgtcctccacgagggagtcttgggaaccagctagggtaccatcatccaagaaccagatattaagctcgctggacaggacttctgtgacttgtttgatgactaagcagaaaaggagaggagcaagggggtcaccctgttggacgccttctcgcgagtcaatttcatgttcgccaaaaagtagcttaagatccatactgtagcatgaatgtacaaaagggtagagggaagggaaatgactatgaaccgcatggagtacagcatccctccgcaccaaattgaaggcattttgaaatctagcttgataagggcctcatatatatatatatatatatatatatatatatatatatatatatatatatatatatatatatatatatatatatatatatatatatatatatatatatattattaaatatgaccgaaaaagtaagattaataattctaacaagaattttctcaatctttcgtacattacgcttcactgttggaggtaaatcaaaaatcaattctccaaaattcattttttatttctagtctgacgcgacacgagcgcgtttcgtaaaacttattacattttcaaagactttagttcacaaatacacaactgaatagaacttacgcatctccgattttatatctacatttgagtgaggtggaaggggtgatgtggcattaacacaagacagaacaaaatgtggttttaatagggtattaatttcatcaacacaagacagaacaagagtattaatagggtattaatttcatcaacacaagacagaacacgaaacaatggatattgaatagaagtgtttgtagaaagcctattggtccatatttcttgatgcttctatattggagcggagtcttgaggtgggtagaatatagttgtgcaataattggctgttgattgctggtgttgacttcttgatgtgtagtgcctcgcaaacatcaagccgcctgctatcgctgtatctatcgatgatttctgtgttgtttactaggatttctctggcgatggtttggttgtgggaagagattatatgttccttaatggagccctgttgcttatgcatcgttaaacgcctagaaagagatgttgttgtcttgcctatatactgggtttttggagcttacagtccccaagtgggcatttgaaggcatagacgacgttagtctcttttaaagcgttctgttttgtgtctggagagtttctcatgagtaggctggttgtttttctggttttatagtaaatcgtcagttgtatcctctgatttttgtctgtagggataacgtttctattaacaatatctttcaggaccctttcctccgttttatgagctgtggaaaaaaagttcctgtaaaatagtctaatagggggtataggtgttgtgttagttgtctcttcagaggttgcatggcttttcactttccttcttatgatgtcttcgacgaaaccattggagaagccgttattgactaggacctgccttaccctacagagttcttcatcgacttgcttccattctgagctgtggctgagagcacggtcgacatatgcgttaacaacactcctcttgtacctgtctgggcagtcgctgttggcatttaggcacattcctatgtttgtttccttagtgtagactgcagtgtggaaacctccgcccttttccatgactgttacgtctagaaagggcagcttcccatccttttccatctcgtaagtgaaacgcagcacggaactctgctcaaatgcctccttcagctcctgcagatgtctgacatcaggtacctgtgtaaaaatgtcgtcaacatacctgcagtatatggccggtttcaagttcatgtcgactaagactttttgcacgatggtacccatgtagaagttgcaaacaggacacctagggagaacccatggcgaccccatctacttgcttatacatgtgcccatccgggctcaagaagggtgcctctttagtacaagcttggagtagtttcctcagaatattttctggtatgtcaagaggagtacaggctggatcacgatacactctgtcggctatcattccgattgtctcgtccacaggtacgttggtaaacagcgattctacgtccaacgaggctcttatccctgtggcccgtgtgccccgcagtaagtcaacaaattcctttggagacttcaggctgaaggcgcaaggaacataaggagtcagcaggccgttgagtcgcttcgccagtctgtacgtgggtgtgggtatctggctaatgattggccgaagtgggtttccaggcttgtgcgtcttgacatttccatacacatatccaggtttatattccccaatgatctttggcaggtggagtccggatttgtgaacgccaagaaatttcttggcgttcacaaatccggactccacctgccaaagatcattggggaatataaacctggatatgtgtatggaaatgtcaagacgcacaagcctggaaacccacttcggccaatcattagccagatacccacacccacgtacagactggcgaagcgactcaacggcctgctgactccttatgttccttgcgccttcagcctgaagtctccaaaggaatttgttgacttactgcggggcacacgggccacagggataagagcctcgttggacgtagaatcgctgtttaccaacgtacctgtggacgagacaatcggaatgatagccgacagagtgtatcgtgatccagcctgtactcctcttgacataccagaaaatattctgaggaaactactccaagcttgtactaaagaggcacccttcttgagcccggatgggcacatgtataagcaagtagatggggtcgccatgggttctcccctaggtgtcctgtttgcaacttctacgtgggtaccatcgagcaaaaagtcttagtcgacatgaacttgaaaccggccatatactgcaggtatgttgacgacatttttacacaggtacctgatgtcagacatctgcaggagctgaaggaggcatttgagcagagttccgtgctgcgtttcacttacgagatggaaaaggatgggaagctgccctttctagacgtaacagtcatggaaaagggcggaggtttccacactgcagtctacactaaggaaacaaacataggaatgtgcctaaatgccaacagcgactgcccagacaggtacaagaggagtgttgttaacgcatatgtcgaccgtgctctcagccacagctcagaatggaagcaagtcgacgaagaactctgtagggtaaggcaggtcctagtcaataacggcttctccaatggtttcgtcgaagacatcataagaaggaaagtgaaaagccatgcaacctctgaagagacaactaacacaacacctatactccctattagactattttacaggaactttttttccacagctcataaaacggaggaaagggtcctgaaagatattgttaatagaaacgttatccctacagacaaaaatcagaggatacaactgacgatttactataaaaccagaaaacaaccagcctactcatgagaaactctccagacacaaaacagaacgctttaaaagagactaacgtcgtctatgccttcaaatgcccacttggggactgtaagctccaaaaacccagtatataggcaagacaacaacatctctttctaggcgtttaacgatgcataagcaacagggctccattaaggaacatataatctcttcccacaaccaaaccatcgccagagaaatcctagtaaacaacacagaaatcatcgatagatacagcgatagcaggcggcttgatgtttgcgaggcactacacatcaagaagtcaacaccagcaatcaacagccaattattgcacaactatattctacccacctcaagactccgctccaatatagaagcatcaagaaatatggaccaataggctttctacaaacacttctattcaatatccattgtttcgtgttctgtcttgtgttgatgaaattaataccctattaatactcttgttctgtcttgtgttgatgaaattaataccctattaataccacattttgttctgtcttgtgttaatgccacatcaccccttccacctcactcaaatgtagatataaaatcggagatgcgtaagttctattcagttgtgtatttgtgaactaaagtctttgaaaatgtaataagttttacgaaacgcgctcgtgtcgcgtcagactagaaataaaaaatgaattttggagaattgatttttgatttacctccaacagtgaagcgtaatgtacgaaagattgagaaaattcgtgttagaattattaatcttactttttcggtcatatttaataatatatgtctacaggaaagactgctaccaaaatatactaatatatatatatatatatatatatatatatatatatatatatatatatatatatatatatatatatatatgcacacaaacttGCCTACACTCGCAAGTGAAGTTAACACAACtttagacaccacccaccaggtaGACTCGAATCCAGACAGCACAGTTGCTCACACAACTGGCATAACAAGTACGCCTTAACCTACtacaccaaactcagacccttaaaaggaaTGGAAATTTCAGGGCATTTCCCTTAACATTTCCACTCCTCAAGTGCATATATGAATATCATTAAACGCTGTATATCTACCAACCAGTTTAAAAGGGAGactaagaaatataaaaaaaaaatgattgcaGTGCTTAATTCATCCAGAATCATTCCAGattccgggcaacaaaaatcatcccagagctaagtcatctctcgCATCAGGAACTGTCTAGGGCCACAgaactaacaacactgcaaacctggcatgacagggcggatctcattgaaactttcaaaatactaaacaatttggaggatgttgatcaggATATTTTCTTcacaaggtcagatgtaacacaaacaaggagcaacgggttcaagctcaatacgtcacaatgtaggactgagaacagctaggagatgttttttcacccacagggttattaactcgTGGAATCGTATACTCGCCAAAGCCGTAAAGGCCTAAACTCTGTTAACTTTTAAAGTAAAAGTGcaaaagatcatcaaggtaaatggggaaccttcgacaagccgctggcttcctgtcctcgtcgaggccactagtcttagtggctctcgggtaaaCTCCATTATCGGTGAAAAATTACAGTAAGCTGCCGCCTAATAAGGACAGCCTGGGTAACTTTAGAAAATAAGATAACTCAAGGAAGATATCAGTTACAAATATGCCAAAAAtatacaataaatgaaaactagttcgatttcaatcaaacttttttgacgagttgtatatgaaaattgtttcatctggtccaagtctcggcatcgtagcataaataagaagggagaaaataatattgaattatgtgtcaaaaattttccaaaatggtcaaaaattaacatcaaacaaaagtgtcaactgaaatcatgtctatgactctcagctatcataatagcatatattaacaaaaattaataattaGTTTCATAAAAAGAATATAGTTAAAAAAATTGATTTGTTTTCAATTTtacttttcttatttgtttatcgcatgatttgcatgaaacttatacacgtgACTGCACgtgagcctatctgtaagggtgccaattttagaggaaattggttgatgtcaacctcagccacagatggcagcacattACACTTTAATTGTTAATGatttatttttcaagtaacataaactgaGTCCCTACATTTCATTTttcttcaatttacatgaaacttaatcttatatgtaaagtttatgtctctaaaatcttatgcCAGCGTTttatcctaagttcatttattaattttacaatagcaataaacatgataaacttgcataatttttttagggaaatttgactatttgtattagtagaactaaacatattttggaaaatccgCAGCTACAGatcttttattatatgctaatgtgctaGAAAAttttcatagaatgattatatttgAAACTTATGGTTGTAGGAACTtatgaaaatgtgtaatattcgttgaaaaaaaattaaatctccctttctatttaggctgcagtactgaaacttgggacaattgcagcctttttatatacaactagtcaaaaaagatttgttaacattgaacaaagtttaaaaaactaactCATGGTTCCTTAATTAAGTTCATATTTGTTAGCAAAGACACTTTGCATCAGAGTTACTAAGGTAATTATTAGTCAACAAGTAAGGTTAATTCAGCATTATCAGCGCTGAATTAACTTTACTGGTGGATATTGCAGCCAACTGGGAAGTGTATTGATATATGAGTGTGTACACCTCAGGTGTCTGCGGGACGTGGTCGGCCATGGTGGGCGTAGGGGTGGGCGGTGTTTGGGTGAGACGGTGCCGCCCACGGGCCAGGACGGTGGCGCTGGTCATGGCCGCCTGTCTGGCCACCCACACCGCCGCCCTCCTCTCCCTCATGTTTATATCCTGCCATGTTGACGCTGACCTCCCCGGCATCATGGCCCCTGACTTCaggtatgtccaacacttcaggtatgtccaacacttcaggtatgtccaacacttcaggtatgtccaacacttcaggtatgtccaacacttcaggtttgtccaacacttcaggtttgtccaacacttcaggtatgtccaacacttcaggtttgtccaacacttcaggtatgtccaacacttcaggtttgtccaacacttcaggtatgtccaacacttcaggtatATCCAACACTTCAGGTttgtccaacacttcaggtatgtccaacacttcaggtatgtccaacacttcaggtatgtccaacacttcaggtatgtccaacacttcaggtatgtccaacacttcaggtatATCCAACACTTCAGGTttgtccaacacttcaggtatgtccaacacttcaggtatgtccaacacttcaggtatgtccaacacttcaggtatgtccaacacttcaggtttgtccaacacttcaggtatgtccaacacttcaggtatgtccaacacttcaggtatgtccaacacttcaggtttgtccaacacttcaggtatgtccaacacttcaggtatgtccaacacttcaggtttgtccaacacttcaggtatgtccaacacttcaggtatgtccaacacttcaggtatgtccaacacttcaggtatgtccaacacttcaggttTGTCCAACACTAcagacatgtccaacacttcagacatgtccaacacttcagacatgtccaacacttcagacatgtccaacacttcagacatgtccaacacttcaggtatgtccaacacttcagacatgtccaacacttcagacatgtccaacacttcagacatgtccaacacttcagacatgtccaacacttcaggtatgtccaacacttcagacatgtccaacacttcaggtatgtccaacacttcagacatgtccaacacttcagacatgcccaacacttcaggtatgtccaacacttcaggcatgtccaacacttcagacatgtccaacacttcagacatgtccaacacttcaggtatgtccaacacttcaggtatgtccaacacttcaggtatgtccaacacttcagacatgtccaacacttcaggcatgtccaacacttcagacatgtccaacacttcaggtatgtccaacacttcagacatgtccaacacttcaggtatgtccaacacttcagacatgtccaacacttcaggtatgtccaacacttcagacatgtccaacacttcagacatgtccaacacttcagacatgtccaacacttcagacatgtccaacacttcaggtatgtccaacacttcagacatgtccaac from the Procambarus clarkii isolate CNS0578487 chromosome 10, FALCON_Pclarkii_2.0, whole genome shotgun sequence genome contains:
- the LOC138363100 gene encoding solute carrier organic anion transporter family member 74D-like; translation: MEVEGGYPAEDRDSQHTLEAGDAPHQGKALHKKRSHITSREIKSGIKELWATVARLMKNKVVVYTLCSDFFLVLGTSVVSVWLPKYIQQQFRVTKTNSSFYTGVCGTWSAMVGVGVGGVWVRRCRPRARTVALVMAACLATHTAALLSLMFISCHVDADLPGIMAPDFR